One region of Sphingomonas kaistensis genomic DNA includes:
- a CDS encoding type II secretion system F family protein — MQPAAASGPTLLGVDVIWVATLLTGIATLAVIIAIYAATTVRDPMARRVKALNERREQLKAGIVASTNKRKSLINKNEAADKVRGILSTFKMIQGSQIQDIQVKLLQAGIRTKDLAFFIIFGRLILPVVLGGLAILAVYVFDSFPDWGAFKKYALVAGTLIGSYKAPDLWLKNKINKRSVAVRKGLPDALDLLVICAEAGLTVDAAFSRVARELGKAYPELGDEFGLTSIELGFLNERRQAFDNLASRVDLEAVRGVVTTMIQTEKYGTPLASALRVLSAEFRNDRMMRAEEKAARLPAIMTVPLILFILPVLFVVILGPAACSISDSMIGGG; from the coding sequence ATGCAACCCGCAGCGGCCTCCGGGCCCACCCTCCTCGGCGTCGACGTCATCTGGGTCGCCACCCTCCTCACCGGGATCGCGACCCTGGCGGTGATCATCGCCATCTATGCCGCGACCACCGTGCGCGATCCGATGGCCCGCCGGGTCAAGGCGCTCAACGAACGGCGCGAGCAGCTCAAGGCGGGCATCGTCGCCTCGACCAACAAGCGCAAAAGCCTGATCAACAAGAACGAAGCGGCCGACAAGGTCCGCGGCATCCTGTCCACGTTCAAGATGATCCAGGGCAGCCAGATCCAGGACATCCAGGTCAAGCTGCTGCAGGCCGGCATCCGCACCAAGGACCTCGCCTTCTTCATCATCTTCGGCCGGCTGATCCTGCCGGTGGTGCTGGGCGGCCTCGCGATCCTTGCCGTCTACGTCTTCGACAGCTTCCCCGATTGGGGCGCGTTCAAGAAATATGCGCTGGTCGCCGGCACCCTGATCGGATCCTACAAGGCGCCCGACCTGTGGCTGAAGAACAAGATCAACAAGCGCAGCGTCGCGGTCCGCAAGGGTCTTCCCGACGCGCTCGACCTCCTGGTCATCTGCGCCGAGGCCGGTCTCACCGTCGACGCCGCGTTCAGCCGGGTCGCTCGCGAACTGGGCAAGGCCTATCCCGAACTCGGCGACGAATTCGGCCTGACCTCGATCGAACTGGGCTTCCTCAACGAGCGGCGCCAGGCGTTCGACAATCTCGCCAGCCGGGTCGACCTCGAAGCCGTGCGCGGCGTGGTCACCACCATGATTCAGACCGAGAAATACGGCACGCCGCTGGCGTCGGCACTGCGCGTCCTGTCGGCCGAATTCCGCAACGACCGCATGATGCGGGCAGAGGAAAAGGCCGCGCGCCTTCCCGCCATCATGACCGTGCCGCTGATCCTGTTCATTCTTCCGGTGCTGTTCGTGGTCATCCTTGGCCCGGCGGCCTGCTCGATCAGCGACAGCATGATCGGCGGCGGCTAA
- a CDS encoding pilus assembly protein CpaE → MNAPFQSRAGLRDPFTAFVCDDATADVLRPVAVEHGWSPDKVNKGGLRNAVQSLSVSASPNILFVDLSESADPLNDINALAEVCEPGTIVIAAGGVNDVRLYRDLLASGIHDYLLKPFSVDQLRDTFANAQMIISGPRGEAQTDKPHIMSAVIGVRGGVGASTLSTSLAWLLGEKAQRSTALLDLDIHFGTGALALDLEPGRGLTDAIENPSRIDGLFIERAMVRCNERLSVLSAEAPINQPLITDGTAYFQLQEEMKNAFEATVLDLPRNMLVQYPHMVHDAHVAVVVSNLTLAATRDTIRVLAWLKSNAPQTKVIMVANQVPSGGGLEISLKDFQDSIERKVDVQFNLDQKLAAQAAKLGKPMAEVASGKAGAPFSQLCNMVLSHATEEGAGDAAKAAASASAGQSKSLMAGLKGMLAKQPAKAAA, encoded by the coding sequence ATGAACGCGCCGTTCCAATCCCGCGCGGGTCTGCGTGATCCGTTCACCGCATTCGTGTGCGACGACGCCACCGCCGATGTCCTTCGGCCGGTCGCGGTCGAGCACGGCTGGAGCCCCGACAAGGTCAACAAGGGCGGGCTTCGCAACGCGGTCCAGTCGCTGTCGGTCTCGGCATCCCCGAACATCCTGTTCGTGGACCTGTCGGAATCGGCCGACCCGCTGAACGACATCAACGCGCTTGCCGAAGTGTGCGAGCCCGGCACGATCGTGATCGCGGCCGGCGGCGTCAACGACGTCCGCCTCTACCGCGACCTGCTCGCCAGCGGCATCCACGACTATCTGCTCAAGCCGTTCAGCGTCGACCAGCTGCGCGACACCTTCGCCAATGCCCAGATGATCATCTCGGGTCCGCGCGGCGAAGCGCAGACCGACAAGCCGCACATCATGTCGGCGGTGATCGGTGTGCGTGGCGGTGTCGGTGCCTCGACGCTCAGCACCAGCCTCGCCTGGCTGCTCGGCGAAAAGGCCCAGCGTTCGACTGCCCTGCTGGATCTCGACATCCACTTCGGCACCGGCGCGCTGGCGCTCGACCTTGAGCCGGGCCGCGGCCTGACCGACGCGATCGAGAATCCCAGCCGCATCGACGGCCTGTTCATCGAACGCGCCATGGTCCGCTGCAACGAGCGCCTGAGCGTGCTGTCGGCCGAAGCGCCGATCAACCAGCCGCTGATCACCGACGGAACCGCTTACTTCCAGCTCCAGGAGGAGATGAAGAACGCGTTCGAGGCGACCGTGCTCGACCTGCCGCGCAACATGCTGGTCCAGTATCCGCATATGGTCCACGATGCCCATGTCGCGGTGGTGGTCAGCAACCTGACGCTTGCCGCCACCCGCGACACCATCCGCGTGCTCGCCTGGCTCAAGAGCAATGCGCCGCAGACCAAGGTGATCATGGTCGCCAACCAGGTGCCCTCGGGCGGTGGTCTGGAAATCTCGCTCAAGGATTTCCAGGACTCGATCGAGCGCAAGGTCGACGTTCAGTTCAACCTGGACCAGAAGCTTGCGGCGCAGGCCGCCAAGCTTGGCAAGCCGATGGCCGAAGTCGCCAGCGGCAAGGCCGGCGCGCCCTTCTCCCAGCTATGCAACATGGTGCTGAGCCATGCCACGGAAGAAGGTGCCGGCGATGCCGCCAAGGCCGCTGCCTCCGCTTCGGCGGGCCAGTCCAAGTCGCTGATGGCCGGTCTCAAGGGCATGCTCGCCAAGCAGCCGGCCAAGGCCGCCGCCTGA
- a CDS encoding CpaD family pilus assembly protein, with protein MTKKLSFLLLSCAALSGCEVHRGEDRPGRGLAALNEPVVSRADYVFDAAAPGGSLPATEAARLDGWFRGLELGYGDVISVDGVDAPSARADVARVAGRYGLLVADGAPVTGGAIAPGAVRVVVTRTRASVPNCPNWSRDSTPNYSNELMSNFGCGVNTNLAAMVAYPGDLISGREAATNDATVSNKAIEMYRARKPAGTDGLEKSGSKGN; from the coding sequence ATGACCAAGAAGCTTTCCTTCCTTCTCCTGTCCTGCGCCGCGCTTTCAGGCTGCGAGGTCCATCGCGGAGAGGATCGTCCGGGCCGCGGCCTGGCCGCTCTCAACGAGCCGGTGGTGTCGCGTGCCGACTATGTGTTCGACGCGGCGGCGCCTGGCGGCAGCCTTCCGGCCACCGAGGCAGCTCGCCTCGACGGCTGGTTCCGCGGGCTTGAGCTTGGCTACGGCGACGTCATCAGCGTCGACGGGGTCGATGCCCCCTCGGCGCGGGCCGATGTCGCCCGGGTAGCCGGCCGTTACGGCCTGCTGGTCGCCGACGGCGCTCCGGTCACGGGCGGGGCGATCGCGCCGGGCGCGGTTCGCGTGGTCGTCACGCGGACCCGGGCCAGCGTTCCCAACTGCCCCAACTGGTCGCGCGACAGCACGCCCAATTATTCCAATGAACTGATGAGCAATTTCGGGTGCGGCGTGAACACCAACCTGGCCGCGATGGTCGCCTATCCGGGCGATCTCATCAGCGGCCGGGAAGCGGCAACCAACGACGCCACCGTCAGCAACAAGGCCATCGAGATGTACCGCGCCCGCAAGCCGGCCGGCACCGACGGGCTTGAGAAGTCCGGGTCGAAGGGGAATTGA
- a CDS encoding type II secretion system F family protein, giving the protein MTLTLMLLGLGVVGMLGMLYIALSGPSSGKALKRRIEAVRERHGATGVPAIANAQIRKLLSRKDSKMESLASNLIPRPAVMQLRLEKTGRKITLGRYAMINAGIVVTVAGLMMARGAPVLLSLMFGLFIGIGVPHFVIGKMITKRLKLFTANFPDAIELMVRGLRSGLPITETLTIVSGEISGPVGIEFRAVSDKMKIGLTMDAALQETADRLGTPEFQFFVITLAIQRETGGNLAETLSNLADVLRKRAQMKLKIKAMSSEAKASAMIVGALPFIVFTMVYLLNPNYMGGFFTDERLIVAGLGAMVWMGIGVAIMAKMVNFEI; this is encoded by the coding sequence ATGACCTTGACCCTAATGCTGCTTGGCCTTGGCGTGGTGGGCATGCTCGGCATGCTCTACATCGCCCTGTCCGGCCCGAGTTCGGGCAAGGCGCTGAAGCGGCGCATCGAAGCGGTCCGCGAACGGCATGGCGCGACCGGTGTCCCGGCCATCGCCAACGCGCAGATCCGCAAGCTGCTGTCGCGCAAGGACTCCAAGATGGAGTCCCTAGCGTCGAACCTGATCCCGCGGCCCGCGGTCATGCAGCTGCGGCTGGAAAAGACCGGCCGCAAGATCACGCTCGGCCGTTATGCCATGATCAACGCCGGCATCGTCGTGACGGTCGCCGGCCTGATGATGGCCCGCGGCGCTCCGGTCCTGCTGTCGCTGATGTTCGGCCTGTTCATCGGCATCGGCGTCCCGCACTTCGTGATCGGCAAGATGATCACCAAGCGGCTCAAGCTGTTCACCGCCAACTTCCCCGACGCGATCGAACTGATGGTCCGCGGCCTGCGCTCGGGCCTTCCGATCACCGAAACCCTGACCATCGTGTCGGGCGAGATCAGCGGCCCGGTGGGGATCGAATTCCGCGCCGTCAGCGACAAGATGAAGATCGGCCTGACCATGGACGCCGCGCTTCAGGAAACCGCCGATCGCCTGGGCACGCCCGAATTCCAGTTCTTCGTGATCACGCTGGCGATCCAGCGCGAGACCGGCGGCAACCTGGCCGAAACGCTTTCCAACCTTGCCGACGTGCTCCGCAAGCGCGCGCAGATGAAGCTCAAGATCAAGGCGATGAGCTCGGAAGCCAAGGCCTCGGCAATGATCGTCGGCGCCCTGCCCTTCATCGTGTTCACGATGGTCTACCTTCTGAACCCCAATTACATGGGCGGCTTCTTCACCGACGAGCGGCTGATCGTCGCCGGCCTGGGAGCCATGGTGTGGATGGGGATCGGCGTCGCGATCATGGCCAAGATGGTCAACTTCGAGATCTAG